The Bacillota bacterium genomic interval AGCCTGTGATATGGATAGAATAATGGACATAGCATCTAAGCATAACCTCTATGTAATAGAAGACTGTGCACATGCCCATGGTTCCGAATGGAAAGTGAGAAGAGTGGGTTCAATTGGCCATGCCGGTTCATTCAGTTTTCAGGCCAGTAAGAATTTAACCGCAGGGGAAGGTGGATTTATTACAGTAAACGATACTGCCATTTATGAAAAATGCTGGTCAATACATCATTGCGGGAGGGCTTACCGAGGGACAGTATGGTATGAACATGTAAACATTGGGACCAACGCCAGGATGACTGAATGGCAGGCAGCTATACTGGATGCTCAGATGGAATCCCTGGATGAACAGATACAAAGGAGAATGGAAAACGCAGAGTATTTGAATTCACGTTTAGAGGAGATACCATGTGTTGAGCCATTAAAGCATGATGAACGGATAACTAGGAATTCATACCACTTGTTTATTTTCAAGTATAAAAGTGAAAATTGCAAAGATTTACCCAGGGAAAGGTTTATAAAAGCATTAAATGCTGAAGGAATACCCTGTTCTTCCGGATATGTATGTCTTTATAAGCAGCCTCTTTTCCATGGCGAAGATATTAGAAGGGTAACAGATTCTAAAATAGATTATAAGAATATGTATCTTGAAAATGCAGAAAAGGCCGGAGAAAAAGAAGGGATATGGCTTACTCAGAATATGCTGCTTGGGACTAAAAAAGATATGGACGACATTATAGATGCTATAATTAAAGTATATGAGAACGTGGATGAATTGCTGTAGATGGGGTGATTATTAAATGAAAATATTGGACGCTGTATACGAATTAGGAAAAACTGG includes:
- a CDS encoding DegT/DnrJ/EryC1/StrS family aminotransferase, with the translated sequence MSNLAINGGNPLRTEGFPKWPQYGEKEKKALERVLNSGVWGTLGNEVKQFAKKFAEYQQANYGIAVTNGTVSIEIILRALGIGYSDEVIIPPYTFNATASAVLFLGATPVFVDIEADSYNIDPNKIEESITPKTKAIIPVHVGGRACDMDRIMDIASKHNLYVIEDCAHAHGSEWKVRRVGSIGHAGSFSFQASKNLTAGEGGFITVNDTAIYEKCWSIHHCGRAYRGTVWYEHVNIGTNARMTEWQAAILDAQMESLDEQIQRRMENAEYLNSRLEEIPCVEPLKHDERITRNSYHLFIFKYKSENCKDLPRERFIKALNAEGIPCSSGYVCLYKQPLFHGEDIRRVTDSKIDYKNMYLENAEKAGEKEGIWLTQNMLLGTKKDMDDIIDAIIKVYENVDELL